The Capsicum annuum cultivar UCD-10X-F1 chromosome 3, UCD10Xv1.1, whole genome shotgun sequence genomic sequence CATCTCAAACCCATTGATTTTAGACCATCTTCTGAAGAGCACAAAGACGTCATAACCTGAAATAGAACCTTCAGTCCATACTTCTCAATCCCTAGGGCCCTGGCTAACAAATCTGGTAAAATTATATCTTTATGCAAGAACCCCAAACCAAGATGCTTAGAAAGCAAGCTATCAGGCAAGAGCTTACGAGATTCTTCTGTCCAATTGCTCAAAACTCTGCACGGAGCAACCCATTCATTTTCTGTACCATCTAGTAACAAGCAGTTTGACGTGCGTAATCTAGAAAGAATCATCCGAGGAAGGCTAGAAAAGAAACCATGAACATCTCCTACAAGGGGAACGAAGCTCATAAAAGCTGTAACACCTTTTGCTGGATTATTCCTAAAACATGGTAGATCACAAAATGACCTCTCAGCACTAACAAACAAGCTAGGGAATTCTGACAACAACCACTGGTTCCAAGGACTATCACCATCAACTCCTTCCCTGGACGAAGGGAGTACAAAGTCACCTTGAAGTATAAACTTCAGGCCGTACTTTCTCAAAGGAAGGAAGGAAAAAACAGGTTGTTGGTCCAGATGTGGGTTGTAGCTTCCATCAAGTGTTTCCTGCAAGGTAAACGCTATGGAAATTTCTGTTGCTGCTGTACCAGGACGAATAGTGTCAGCCCGTAATTTCTGGGATACGACAAAACAAGTCATTTTCTTCTCTCCAAAGGAAACCTTAATGATACCATTTCCCACAACTTCTTTCCTCATAACAATAATGGAATCACTTAGCATATTTCGAAACTTGATACAGTGAAGACGGCGAAGAAAAAGCAGTAATGATGGATGAAGATCAGCGAACATTGATATAACATTTTTCCCGCTGGACCTTTCCAAGAGACTTGACCTCAAGGGAAGCACTATGCATGTATTCCAATGATTGCAATCAGAATCTGATGATGCCAATCTGGAATAGTGGTCAATGTCACAGGGAGGAACAACAGTTGGCGAAACAAAACCTATCTGGCTATTAGTGATATCAAACTTAATATGGAAGCCATTGGAATGAATCTCAGGAGCATCAGTGACctgtaaaaacaaaacaaaaagtt encodes the following:
- the LOC107864316 gene encoding protein NO VEIN — encoded protein: MFADLHPSLLLFLRRLHCIKFRNMLSDSIIVMRKEVVGNGIIKVSFGEKKMTCFVVSQKLRADTIRPGTAATEISIAFTLQETLDGSYNPHLDQQPVFSFLPLRKYGLKFILQGDFVLPSSREGVDGDSPWNQWLLSEFPSLFVSAERSFCDLPCFRNNPAKGVTAFMSFVPLVGDVHGFFSSLPRMILSRLRTSNCLLLDGTENEWVAPCRVLSNWTEESRKLLPDSLLSKHLGLGFLHKDIILPDLLARALGIEKYGLKVLFQVMTSLCSSEDGLKSMGLRWLCARLNTVYNLLSKSENSAGFRTERDLMNDLRKIPFIPLSDGKYGSLDEGVIWLHLDSLSPKIDDKCAAETFPGLYTSLRTVSSALLSAAAAFGTSHCESSILDNVAWILYRAGVQPLSAHQIVKKHIVPSHYGERNGQSRREIMTEDLAFLMFHLQSSCPDCRSEKEQIIREVRDNAFCQCDSCICRCPELHSNSLFFAFLPLRKYGLKYILQGDFVVPSSRDEVAGDGAWNQWLLQSSLAYLLVQKGHFVIFPVFRIIQQRVLQHI